One genomic segment of Marinitoga piezophila KA3 includes these proteins:
- a CDS encoding carbohydrate ABC transporter permease — MSWKSKLTPYLLLVPTFVIIILFIYWPATYSFKLSFYQESFFGNRSIFVGLENYTELFTDPAYYKALLTSAIYSFSTVFLTMFLAFLISQLLVQNIPGTRFFRLFIFAPYAISPAIAGILWSFLLTPTVGYLNYIFMKFFGIDTDWLTTTPYAFIAVMLATIWKMLPFDLIFYIAGLQSIPDSLLESSMIDGANLWQRMWKIKFPLLSPISFYLFIMNFTTTMFTSFGIIDIMTKGGPSGTTTTLIYKLYLDAFTYTNNGSAAAQSVIMFAIMGVITVIYFKGVEKSVHYQ; from the coding sequence ATGTCGTGGAAAAGTAAATTAACTCCATATTTATTACTTGTACCAACCTTTGTTATAATTATTTTATTTATTTATTGGCCAGCAACATATTCTTTTAAATTAAGTTTTTATCAGGAATCTTTTTTTGGAAATCGAAGTATTTTTGTTGGTCTGGAAAATTATACAGAGTTATTTACAGATCCTGCGTATTATAAGGCTCTGTTGACTTCTGCGATTTATTCGTTTTCCACTGTTTTTTTAACGATGTTTTTAGCATTTTTAATTTCACAATTATTAGTTCAAAATATTCCTGGAACACGATTTTTTAGGTTATTTATCTTTGCCCCGTATGCAATCTCTCCAGCAATTGCTGGTATATTATGGTCATTTTTATTAACTCCAACTGTTGGATATTTAAACTATATATTTATGAAGTTTTTTGGTATAGATACAGATTGGCTTACAACTACGCCGTATGCATTTATTGCTGTAATGCTTGCAACAATATGGAAGATGTTACCTTTTGATTTGATTTTTTATATAGCTGGACTACAATCGATTCCTGATTCTTTGTTGGAATCTTCTATGATAGATGGTGCAAATCTCTGGCAACGTATGTGGAAAATTAAATTTCCATTGTTATCACCTATAAGTTTTTATTTGTTTATAATGAATTTTACAACAACTATGTTTACTTCATTTGGTATTATTGATATTATGACAAAGGGTGGACCTTCAGGAACTACAACAACTTTGATATATAAATTATACTTAGATGCATTTACCTATACAAATAATGGTTCTGCCGCAGCTCAATCTGTTATAATGTTTGCCATTATGGGAGTTATCACAGTAATCTATTTCAAAGGCGTCGAAAAATCCGTCCACTATCAGTGA
- a CDS encoding ABC transporter substrate-binding protein, with the protein MKKLAVLLVVILSVSMFAQVTIEFWHAMSGWRIELLQDMANDFMKTHPDIKVNVQYTGSYLDTFNKTIAAVKAGKAPHIVQIYDIGTQAMIDGGIAIPIGDLIEQDPTIDKGAFLEQVANYYTVNGKLYSMPFNSSTAILFYNKTMFKEVGLDPDKPPRTYDELIEYARKLQKKDANGKVIRYGLTWPTHSWFFEQLMAVQNAPLVNNGNGRAGVRPTQAVFNSQAGKNIFNLFKKMTDEGLLLNTKREDWNGASQIFLAKKAGMLLYSTSDVKFFDESAKENGFEVGTAFLPKPDESVQGGSVIGGGSLWILKNHPKEEIDAAWEFVKWMTEPAQQIRWHLETGYFPVRKDAIEQLLFSGFYSEHPNYLTAIMELLLSKQTVNTNGAVMGVFPKTREVIETEYENVINGKKSVEQALNDAARQVTLELKRYNRLYK; encoded by the coding sequence ATGAAAAAACTGGCAGTATTATTGGTTGTTATTTTAAGTGTTTCTATGTTTGCACAGGTTACTATCGAATTCTGGCATGCTATGAGTGGGTGGAGAATTGAATTATTACAGGACATGGCAAACGATTTCATGAAAACTCATCCAGATATCAAGGTTAATGTACAATACACAGGTTCATATCTTGATACTTTCAACAAAACAATTGCAGCTGTAAAAGCAGGAAAAGCTCCACATATTGTACAAATATACGATATTGGAACACAGGCAATGATTGATGGTGGAATCGCTATTCCAATTGGTGATTTAATAGAACAAGATCCAACTATAGATAAAGGAGCATTTTTAGAACAGGTAGCTAATTACTATACAGTTAATGGAAAATTATATTCAATGCCATTTAACTCATCAACAGCTATTTTATTCTATAATAAAACAATGTTCAAGGAAGTTGGATTAGATCCTGATAAACCACCAAGAACATATGATGAATTAATAGAATATGCAAGAAAATTACAGAAGAAAGATGCAAATGGTAAGGTTATTAGATACGGTTTAACATGGCCAACACATTCATGGTTCTTTGAACAATTAATGGCTGTACAGAATGCTCCATTAGTAAATAATGGAAATGGTAGAGCAGGAGTAAGACCTACACAAGCAGTTTTCAATAGTCAAGCTGGTAAAAACATATTCAATTTATTCAAAAAGATGACAGACGAAGGTTTGTTATTAAATACAAAGAGAGAAGACTGGAATGGTGCAAGTCAGATTTTCTTAGCTAAAAAAGCTGGTATGTTATTATACTCAACATCAGATGTTAAATTCTTTGATGAATCAGCAAAAGAAAATGGTTTTGAAGTTGGAACTGCATTCTTACCAAAACCAGATGAATCAGTACAGGGTGGATCAGTTATAGGTGGAGGATCATTATGGATTCTTAAGAATCATCCAAAAGAAGAAATTGATGCAGCTTGGGAATTTGTAAAATGGATGACAGAACCAGCACAGCAGATTAGATGGCACCTTGAAACAGGATACTTCCCAGTTAGAAAAGATGCTATAGAACAATTATTGTTCAGCGGATTCTATTCAGAACATCCAAATTACTTAACAGCTATAATGGAATTACTCTTATCAAAACAGACAGTTAATACAAATGGAGCAGTTATGGGTGTATTCCCAAAAACAAGAGAAGTTATCGAAACAGAATATGAAAATGTAATTAATGGAAAGAAATCTGTAGAACAAGCTCTTAATGATGCCGCAAGACAGGTTACATTAGAATTGAAGAGATACAACAGACTTTATAAATAA
- a CDS encoding NYN domain-containing protein, with protein MDYQNQPVDPELIIEKIKELGKIVGGKAYAHWSKYPATMFSFSRHGIELIEMPEDGFENKKGNDIKLAIDAIETMFSLPHIDMFVLVTGDADFVPLVKKLRIYGKEVIVVSRSKNTSKEMELSADMFIPYEDIVKSEKIEDKDSIEDIVEEVIRIIEEHNYEDVNEHIIKRIVTGMKIDYRDFGFLSFSDFVDNLIKKVRDEFYSNNGEYSEYEENYMRYIERFLATSVMPLRLDDLVKKAQEKNPWITKNSKYSLKELIQKMIEEKRLWKNSRGYIIVPIPRRWEIKHEKILPYPEHRDKFVEFVYNLFKAGKANSIIEAIHTAKKELNLTNKVVGSFGIALKFSGKFLGKDGSDYVSMKTPVYLNADYEDFKTAVEAFYLKSILKEEDIHEKNLPIASKYIYNTENTKRLNEIIEHLMDLQEVFYIKPYYKYYKNLNK; from the coding sequence ATGGACTATCAAAATCAACCGGTTGATCCGGAGTTGATTATTGAAAAAATAAAGGAATTGGGGAAAATTGTTGGGGGAAAGGCTTATGCACATTGGTCAAAATATCCCGCAACAATGTTTTCATTTTCAAGACATGGTATTGAATTAATAGAAATGCCAGAAGACGGTTTTGAAAATAAAAAAGGCAATGATATAAAACTTGCAATAGATGCAATTGAAACAATGTTTTCTTTGCCTCATATTGATATGTTTGTTCTGGTAACGGGAGATGCTGATTTTGTTCCACTTGTAAAAAAACTTCGAATATATGGAAAAGAGGTTATTGTTGTAAGTAGAAGTAAAAATACTTCAAAAGAAATGGAATTATCTGCAGATATGTTTATTCCTTATGAGGATATAGTAAAATCTGAAAAGATTGAGGATAAGGATTCTATTGAAGATATTGTTGAAGAGGTTATAAGGATTATTGAAGAACATAATTATGAAGATGTAAATGAGCATATTATAAAAAGAATAGTAACCGGTATGAAGATCGATTATAGGGATTTTGGGTTTTTATCTTTTAGCGATTTTGTTGATAATTTAATAAAAAAGGTTCGTGATGAATTTTATTCTAATAATGGTGAATATAGCGAATATGAAGAAAATTATATGCGATATATAGAACGGTTTCTTGCTACCAGTGTTATGCCATTGAGATTGGATGATCTTGTAAAAAAAGCACAGGAAAAGAATCCGTGGATTACCAAAAATTCAAAATATTCATTAAAGGAATTAATTCAAAAAATGATAGAGGAAAAGAGATTATGGAAGAATTCTCGTGGATATATAATAGTTCCTATTCCAAGAAGATGGGAAATAAAACATGAAAAGATACTTCCTTATCCTGAGCACAGGGATAAGTTTGTTGAATTTGTGTATAACTTGTTTAAAGCTGGAAAAGCAAATTCTATAATTGAAGCTATACATACTGCAAAAAAGGAATTAAATCTTACCAATAAAGTAGTTGGTTCATTTGGTATAGCATTAAAGTTTTCCGGTAAATTTCTTGGTAAAGATGGAAGTGACTATGTAAGTATGAAAACACCTGTGTATCTAAATGCTGATTATGAAGATTTTAAAACAGCTGTTGAAGCTTTCTATTTAAAAAGCATATTAAAAGAGGAAGATATTCATGAAAAAAATCTTCCAATAGCTTCAAAGTACATATACAATACAGAAAATACCAAAAGATTAAATGAGATAATAGAACATCTAATGGATTTGCAGGAGGTATTTTATATAAAACCATATTATAAGTATTATAAAAATTTAAATAAATAA